A part of Gemmatimonas groenlandica genomic DNA contains:
- a CDS encoding aminotransferase class V-fold PLP-dependent enzyme — translation MSIASLAPRADFPLLAANPALHYLDSAATSQKPAAMLDALRHFYETSNANPHRGAYALSALATDAYHDARATIARFVGVADADCLIFTRGTTESMNLVASSWGGAHVGPGDEIVVSAIEHHANFVPWQQLALRTGATLRIVELTSTQTIDLDMLRDVIGARTKIVAITHVSNAVGSITPLQDVVRIVRSRSAAVIVVDGAQAVPHLAVNFDALDIDFYAFSGHKLLGPMGIGVLVGRRKLLEAMPPYQFGGDMIEWVRDADSTWNVLPHKFEAGTPNAADAVALAAAVRYLDGLGMANVRAHEIALLEAAEARVRALPGVTVYGPPAAQRSGVLSFSLADVHPHDLATILDQHGVCIRAGHHCAQPLMRRLGVSATARASFYVYSDGSDVDALVGALTAAQQLFATVD, via the coding sequence ATGTCGATCGCATCTCTGGCGCCCCGCGCTGATTTTCCGTTGCTCGCCGCCAACCCGGCCCTGCACTACCTCGACTCGGCGGCCACGTCGCAGAAGCCGGCGGCGATGCTCGATGCATTGCGCCACTTCTACGAAACGTCGAACGCCAACCCGCATCGCGGCGCGTATGCGCTGTCGGCGCTGGCCACCGATGCCTACCACGATGCCCGCGCGACGATCGCGCGCTTCGTCGGCGTCGCCGATGCCGACTGCCTGATCTTCACGCGTGGGACCACCGAGTCGATGAACCTCGTGGCGTCGAGCTGGGGCGGTGCGCACGTAGGCCCCGGCGACGAGATCGTGGTCTCGGCGATTGAGCATCACGCCAACTTCGTGCCCTGGCAGCAGCTCGCCCTGCGCACGGGCGCCACGCTGCGCATCGTGGAGCTCACATCCACGCAGACGATCGACCTCGACATGCTGCGCGACGTGATCGGCGCGCGCACGAAGATCGTGGCGATTACCCACGTGTCGAACGCCGTGGGGTCGATCACGCCGCTGCAAGACGTGGTGCGCATCGTGCGCTCGCGGTCGGCGGCGGTGATCGTGGTGGACGGCGCGCAGGCCGTGCCGCATCTGGCCGTCAACTTCGATGCGCTCGACATCGACTTCTACGCGTTCAGCGGCCACAAGCTGCTGGGCCCGATGGGTATCGGCGTGTTGGTGGGGCGTCGCAAGCTGCTGGAGGCCATGCCGCCGTATCAGTTCGGTGGCGACATGATCGAGTGGGTCCGCGACGCCGACAGCACGTGGAATGTGCTTCCGCACAAGTTCGAGGCCGGCACTCCCAACGCGGCCGACGCGGTGGCCCTGGCGGCCGCTGTGCGGTATCTGGACGGTCTGGGCATGGCCAACGTGCGCGCCCACGAGATCGCGCTGCTGGAGGCCGCTGAGGCCCGTGTGCGGGCTCTGCCGGGCGTCACCGTGTACGGACCGCCGGCGGCGCAGCGCAGCGGGGTGCTCAGCTTCTCGCTGGCCGACGTGCATCCGCACGACCTGGCCACGATTCTGGATCAGCACGGCGTCTGCATCCGGGCTGGCCACCATTGTGCGCAGCCGCTCATGCGGCGGCTCGGCGTCAGTGCCACGGCGCGGGCCAGCTTCTACGTGTACAGCGACGGTAGCGACGTGGACGCGCTGGTCGGCGCGCTCACGGCCGCGCAGCAGCTCTTCGCGACGGTCGATTGA
- a CDS encoding non-heme iron oxygenase ferredoxin subunit: MSVPDGFVRAAALREIDAGLPLGVVMTDGRRVCLVRDGDTVHAVDDRCPHRDFAISGGDLVEPCVLECPWHGARFDVRTGAVLSGPSTDDLGTYPVQVADGDVFVGPRRT; the protein is encoded by the coding sequence GTGAGTGTGCCGGACGGGTTCGTTCGGGCGGCGGCATTGCGGGAGATCGACGCGGGACTGCCGCTGGGTGTGGTGATGACCGACGGCCGGCGGGTGTGTCTGGTGCGCGATGGGGATACGGTGCACGCGGTGGACGATCGCTGTCCGCATCGGGACTTCGCGATCTCCGGTGGTGATCTGGTGGAGCCGTGTGTGCTCGAGTGTCCGTGGCATGGCGCGCGCTTCGATGTGCGCACTGGCGCGGTGCTCTCCGGTCCATCCACCGACGATCTCGGTACGTATCCCGTACAGGTCGCCGATGGTGATGTCTTTGTCGGGCCGCGTCGCACGTAG
- the sufU gene encoding Fe-S cluster assembly sulfur transfer protein SufU, with product MSDLQELYQSVILDHNRKPRNFGVLEGSNRAADGKNPLCGDEVHVALHVDGDVITDVKFTGHGCAISKASASLMTAAVKGKTREEAETLFHRFHALVLGQDAGGGKDLGQLVVFSGVSRFPVRVKCASLAWHTLKAALDDGPTDAVTSVSTEA from the coding sequence ATGTCCGATCTTCAAGAGCTTTACCAATCCGTCATTCTCGACCACAACCGCAAGCCGCGGAATTTCGGTGTGCTCGAGGGGTCGAACCGCGCGGCGGACGGCAAGAATCCGTTGTGCGGTGATGAAGTCCATGTGGCGTTGCACGTGGACGGCGACGTGATCACCGACGTCAAGTTCACCGGCCACGGCTGCGCGATTTCCAAGGCATCGGCCTCGCTTATGACGGCGGCGGTGAAGGGCAAGACGCGTGAAGAGGCGGAGACGCTGTTTCATCGTTTCCACGCGTTGGTGCTTGGGCAGGATGCCGGCGGCGGAAAGGATCTGGGGCAGCTCGTGGTCTTTTCGGGAGTGTCGCGCTTTCCGGTGCGGGTGAAGTGTGCGTCGCTGGCGTGGCACACCCTCAAGGCGGCGCTCGACGACGGGCCGACCGACGCGGTGACGTCGGTCAGTACCGAAGCGTGA
- the sufD gene encoding Fe-S cluster assembly protein SufD: protein MSASVSTPVSTTVTFQEQASAFAASASESAPAPLATLRAAGAEAFARLGFPTTRSEDWKYTSVSAIANTPFVAAQERAVGTLDAAALEPYTFGGAWPLVVFLNGRFAPALSSIGALPDGVRVMDLATAAVQEPELLARHLGVSAPADRDGFTALNAAFAGEGVLIHVAKEMVTDVPVHILHVTDANGAGVMSHARHLLVADRHAKASVIESYVSLADVSYFTNSVVEVSVDDGATLQLLRIQRESPTAFHVGTVEARQGRDSHFMAFTFQTGAALSRSNVFTVLAGEGCGTTLNGLYMLGGTQHGDHQTRVEHVAPNCFSREAYKGLLDDASHGVFNGKVYVHPEAQKTDGKQTNNTLLLSKDAQIDTKPQLEIFADDVKCTHGATVGRIDETSLFYLKSRGVGQLLARQLLMYAFAADVLETIENEAVKEALEQLTMVRFTGETHH from the coding sequence GTGAGCGCTTCTGTGAGCACCCCGGTGAGCACCACGGTGACGTTTCAGGAGCAGGCCAGCGCGTTCGCTGCGTCGGCATCCGAAAGCGCTCCGGCCCCGCTCGCCACGTTGCGCGCCGCCGGCGCCGAGGCGTTCGCGCGCCTGGGCTTCCCGACCACGCGCAGTGAAGACTGGAAGTACACGAGTGTGTCGGCCATCGCCAACACGCCGTTCGTGGCCGCGCAGGAGCGTGCCGTGGGTACGCTCGACGCCGCGGCGCTCGAGCCGTACACGTTCGGTGGCGCGTGGCCCTTGGTGGTCTTCCTGAATGGCCGCTTCGCGCCGGCGCTGTCGTCGATCGGCGCGCTGCCCGATGGCGTGCGGGTGATGGATCTGGCCACGGCAGCCGTGCAGGAGCCCGAGCTGTTGGCGCGTCATCTCGGTGTGTCGGCTCCGGCCGACCGCGACGGATTCACTGCGCTCAATGCCGCGTTCGCCGGCGAGGGCGTGCTGATTCATGTGGCGAAGGAGATGGTGACCGACGTACCGGTGCATATCCTGCACGTGACCGACGCCAACGGCGCCGGCGTGATGAGCCATGCGCGTCATCTGCTGGTAGCGGACCGTCATGCCAAAGCCTCGGTGATCGAGAGCTACGTGTCGCTGGCCGACGTCTCGTACTTCACCAATTCGGTCGTCGAAGTGTCGGTCGACGACGGCGCTACGCTGCAGCTGCTGCGCATCCAGCGGGAGTCCCCCACGGCGTTTCATGTGGGCACGGTGGAAGCGCGTCAGGGGCGCGACAGTCACTTCATGGCGTTCACGTTCCAGACCGGAGCGGCGCTCTCGCGCAGCAACGTCTTCACCGTGCTGGCCGGCGAAGGCTGCGGCACCACGCTGAACGGTCTGTACATGTTGGGCGGCACGCAGCACGGCGACCATCAGACGCGCGTGGAGCATGTCGCCCCGAACTGCTTCAGCCGCGAGGCGTACAAGGGCCTGCTCGATGACGCGTCGCACGGCGTGTTCAACGGCAAGGTGTACGTGCACCCCGAAGCGCAGAAGACCGACGGCAAGCAGACCAACAACACGCTGCTGCTGTCGAAGGACGCGCAGATCGACACCAAGCCGCAGCTCGAGATCTTCGCGGACGACGTGAAGTGCACGCACGGCGCCACGGTGGGTCGCATCGACGAAACGTCGTTGTTCTACCTGAAGAGCCGCGGCGTAGGCCAGCTGCTCGCGCGTCAGCTGCTGATGTACGCGTTTGCCGCCGACGTACTGGAGACGATCGAGAACGAGGCGGTCAAAGAGGCGTTGGAGCAGTTGACGATGGTGCGGTTTACTGGTGAGACCCACCACTGA